A region of Candidatus Terasakiella magnetica DNA encodes the following proteins:
- a CDS encoding TRAP transporter large permease: protein MEIAEILCLAMFVVTCGFLMLGFPVAFTLAGTSIFFAAMGVATDVFSWSLFGALPSRIFGNAMTNEVLIAVPLFIFMGVMLERSKVAEELLDSMGMLFGSLRGGLGVSVSIVGALLAASTGIVGATVVTMGLLSLPTMLKRGYNPSLACGSICAAGTLGQIIPPSIVLVLLGDQISNAYSDAQRSLGNFSPEPVSVGDLFAGALIPGLGLVGMYITYQLLVAWFKPETSPPIPEEELNVEGLGKRIAHALIPPIILIVAVLGSILAGVATPTEAAAVGSVGALLLAGLRLDESHGIPFYGAGLALVVMLFMTNTMDLRLGMNETSGANMFGIIAVSVCSLVLAFGIFMAAKRVWDANILQTVCRSTMDITSMVFVILIGASVFSLVFRGLGGDDMVHELLSDLPGGVVGAMLVVMAVMFVLGFFLDFIEITFVVVPIVAPVLLMMDLNPVWLGVMMAMNLQTSFLTPPFGFALFYLRGVAPKEVSTMQIYKGVVPFIIIQVIGLLLLSFFPGLATWLPSVIFG, encoded by the coding sequence ATGGAAATTGCAGAAATTTTATGTCTCGCCATGTTTGTGGTCACTTGTGGCTTTTTAATGCTTGGCTTCCCGGTGGCCTTTACCCTAGCAGGCACAAGTATTTTCTTTGCCGCCATGGGGGTTGCAACGGACGTCTTTAGCTGGTCCCTCTTTGGCGCGCTGCCATCACGTATTTTTGGCAATGCCATGACCAATGAGGTTTTGATCGCCGTCCCCCTCTTCATTTTCATGGGGGTGATGTTAGAGCGATCCAAGGTGGCAGAAGAACTGCTTGATAGTATGGGCATGTTGTTTGGTTCCCTGCGCGGTGGTTTGGGCGTTTCAGTCTCAATTGTTGGGGCTTTATTGGCGGCTTCAACCGGGATTGTGGGCGCAACGGTTGTCACCATGGGTTTGCTGTCTTTACCGACCATGTTGAAACGTGGCTATAATCCCTCACTGGCATGTGGGTCGATTTGTGCGGCGGGAACATTGGGGCAAATCATTCCGCCTTCCATCGTACTTGTGCTTTTGGGCGATCAGATTTCAAATGCTTATTCAGATGCGCAACGCTCGCTAGGGAACTTTTCACCAGAACCGGTTTCGGTTGGGGATTTGTTTGCCGGGGCCTTAATTCCGGGCCTTGGTCTTGTGGGTATGTATATTACCTATCAATTACTGGTGGCTTGGTTCAAACCTGAGACCTCCCCCCCAATCCCAGAAGAAGAACTCAATGTAGAAGGTTTGGGTAAACGCATCGCCCATGCCTTGATCCCGCCAATCATTTTGATTGTTGCGGTGCTTGGTTCTATTTTGGCTGGTGTTGCGACCCCAACAGAAGCAGCCGCCGTTGGTTCTGTCGGTGCTTTGTTATTGGCAGGCCTTCGTCTTGATGAAAGCCATGGCATTCCCTTTTACGGGGCGGGTCTTGCTCTTGTGGTGATGTTGTTTATGACCAACACAATGGACCTGCGCTTGGGCATGAATGAAACCAGTGGCGCCAATATGTTTGGGATCATTGCTGTTTCTGTATGTTCACTGGTGCTGGCCTTTGGCATTTTTATGGCAGCAAAACGGGTGTGGGATGCAAACATTTTACAAACCGTCTGTCGCTCTACAATGGATATTACCTCCATGGTGTTTGTGATCCTGATTGGTGCTTCTGTCTTCTCCCTCGTCTTTCGTGGGCTTGGCGGGGACGATATGGTTCATGAATTGCTCAGCGATCTACCCGGCGGTGTTGTCGGGGCTATGCTGGTGGTGATGGCAGTAATGTTTGTCCTTGGTTTCTTCTTGGACTTTATCGAAATCACCTTTGTCGTGGTGCCGATCGTTGCACCTGTTCTTTTGATGATGGATCTAAACCCTGTGTGGTTGGGTGTGATGATGGCGATGAACTTGCAAACATCGTTTTTGACACCACCTTTTGGTTTTGCGCTTTTCTACTTGCGCGGTGTGGCCCCCAAAGAGGTCTCTACCATGCAGATTTATAAAGGTGTTGTCCCGTTCATTATCATTCAGGTCATCGGCCTGTTGTTACTGTCCTTCTTCCCGGGCCTTGCAACATGGTTACCAAGTGTGATCTTTGGATAA
- a CDS encoding TRAP transporter small permease subunit, translated as MGSLAALMRAIDGLNQTVGKTVAWLAVIMVVTQFSVVVMRYVFGIGSIMMQESVVYMHSFLFMVGAGYTLLHNGHVRVDVFYREASIRNKAIIDLFGVVFLLLPVCLLIFTSSWDYVIDSWAIFEGSKETSGIHALFILKSIILVFCVLLALQGIAMALRSFLILKGALVPEEDHEVHEVP; from the coding sequence TTGGGGTCTCTTGCGGCTTTGATGCGCGCCATTGACGGGCTTAACCAGACAGTCGGTAAAACGGTTGCGTGGTTGGCTGTAATCATGGTGGTTACACAATTCTCCGTCGTTGTCATGCGCTACGTTTTCGGCATCGGTTCCATTATGATGCAGGAATCAGTTGTTTATATGCATTCGTTCCTTTTTATGGTCGGCGCTGGATATACGTTGCTCCATAATGGTCATGTTCGGGTCGATGTTTTTTATCGCGAAGCCAGTATCAGGAATAAAGCCATCATCGATCTTTTTGGCGTTGTCTTTTTGTTGCTTCCTGTCTGTCTTTTGATTTTTACGTCATCATGGGATTACGTGATTGATTCTTGGGCTATTTTTGAAGGCTCTAAAGAAACCAGCGGTATCCATGCTTTATTTATTTTAAAATCGATTATTCTGGTTTTCTGTGTTCTTTTGGCCTTGCAAGGCATTGCTATGGCTCTGCGCTCGTTCCTTATTCTTAAAGGGGCGCTGGTGCCAGAAGAAGACCATGAAGTTCACGAGGTGCCTTGA
- a CDS encoding TRAP transporter substrate-binding protein, with the protein MKRRDFLSGAASGVALGAGAIALSACGEDKKEAKPAAPAVMKKKRELKMVTTWPKNFPGLGTGAARAAKRITDMSDGELTVKLFAAGELVPPFESFDAVSSGTADMYHAAEYYWQGKHKAFNFFTAVPYGLTAGEMDAWIHHGGGQELWDDLSAKFNIKPFACGNTGVQMGGWFNKEINTVEDLKGLKIRMPGLGGEVLRRLGAAAVSLPGGEIFPSLQSGAIDATEWVGPWNDLAFGFYKVTKYYYYPGFHEPGSTLSCGVNLDVWNSLSSAHQEIVRNATMAENNFMMAEFNARNGDSLDVLLSQHGVQLRKFNDDIMTEIGNAAGEVMREVAAGDEVTGKIFENFAAFRKKAMGWSDLSDRAFWEARQLPFKYE; encoded by the coding sequence ATGAAGCGTCGTGATTTTCTATCCGGAGCTGCCAGCGGTGTAGCATTGGGTGCAGGAGCAATTGCACTATCAGCATGTGGCGAGGATAAGAAAGAAGCTAAGCCTGCAGCACCTGCAGTGATGAAGAAAAAACGTGAACTGAAAATGGTAACCACTTGGCCGAAGAATTTCCCCGGCCTTGGTACTGGTGCAGCACGTGCAGCAAAACGAATTACAGACATGTCTGATGGTGAGCTAACCGTTAAACTGTTTGCAGCGGGTGAACTTGTCCCCCCATTTGAATCATTTGATGCGGTATCTAGTGGTACAGCAGATATGTACCATGCTGCTGAATATTACTGGCAAGGTAAGCATAAGGCATTCAACTTCTTTACAGCGGTTCCTTACGGTCTGACAGCTGGTGAGATGGATGCATGGATTCACCATGGTGGTGGTCAGGAACTTTGGGATGATCTTTCTGCCAAATTTAACATCAAGCCCTTTGCTTGTGGTAACACAGGTGTGCAAATGGGCGGTTGGTTCAACAAAGAAATCAACACTGTAGAAGACCTTAAAGGTCTTAAAATCCGTATGCCGGGTCTGGGTGGTGAAGTGCTTCGCCGTTTGGGTGCTGCTGCGGTATCCCTGCCCGGTGGTGAGATTTTCCCATCTCTGCAATCTGGTGCAATCGATGCAACAGAATGGGTTGGCCCATGGAACGATCTGGCCTTTGGTTTCTATAAAGTGACCAAATACTATTACTACCCAGGTTTCCACGAGCCAGGCTCTACATTGTCTTGCGGTGTGAACCTTGATGTCTGGAACTCTTTGAGCTCTGCCCATCAAGAGATTGTACGCAACGCAACAATGGCTGAAAACAACTTCATGATGGCTGAATTTAACGCCCGTAATGGTGACAGCCTTGATGTCTTGTTGTCTCAACATGGTGTTCAGCTGCGCAAATTCAACGATGATATCATGACTGAAATCGGCAATGCTGCTGGTGAAGTTATGCGCGAAGTTGCAGCAGGTGATGAAGTGACAGGCAAAATCTTTGAGAATTTTGCAGCCTTCCGTAAGAAAGCAATGGGTTGGTCAGACTTGTCTGATCGCGCTTTCTGGGAAGCACGTCAGCTTCCATTCAAGTACGAATAA
- a CDS encoding arginyltransferase — translation MRPDRAQSKVFFYTTSPLTCPYLEGQVERRIVTELSGKDANTLHNALSKGGFRRSHYMAYAPVCPNCSACIPVRVDAAHFDFSGRWRRVEKKFSKLSVEFCAPLATQEQFILFEKYQRKRHGDGDMASMDFFDYRSMVEETPVETSIIEFRDEGKLVATLLLDHLDDGLSAVYSFFDEDKKYSGMGNYMVLWAIGETVAQNLPYVYLGYLIKDCRKMSYKERYAPLEGCVDGQWVALDTD, via the coding sequence ATGCGCCCGGATCGTGCCCAGTCAAAGGTCTTTTTCTATACGACATCTCCCCTCACCTGTCCGTATCTGGAAGGTCAGGTTGAGCGCCGTATTGTGACAGAGCTAAGCGGTAAGGATGCCAATACACTTCACAATGCCCTATCTAAAGGTGGTTTTCGTCGCAGTCACTATATGGCCTATGCGCCTGTATGCCCAAATTGTTCAGCCTGCATTCCTGTGCGTGTTGATGCGGCACATTTTGATTTTTCTGGGCGCTGGCGCAGAGTTGAGAAAAAATTCTCCAAACTAAGTGTTGAGTTCTGCGCGCCCCTTGCCACACAAGAACAATTTATCCTTTTTGAAAAATATCAGAGAAAACGCCACGGCGATGGTGACATGGCCTCTATGGATTTCTTTGATTATCGTTCCATGGTGGAAGAAACACCTGTTGAAACCTCTATCATTGAGTTTCGCGATGAAGGTAAGCTTGTTGCCACTTTATTATTAGATCATCTGGATGACGGTCTATCTGCTGTTTACAGCTTCTTTGATGAAGATAAGAAATATAGTGGTATGGGTAATTATATGGTGCTGTGGGCCATTGGTGAAACTGTTGCGCAAAATCTCCCTTATGTGTATCTCGGCTATCTGATTAAGGATTGTCGCAAAATGTCCTATAAAGAGCGTTATGCCCCCCTTGAAGGCTGTGTCGATGGCCAATGGGTTGCGCTGGATACCGACTAA
- a CDS encoding RDD family protein, with product MFGSQSGAYSGDNKQAVGPDPVDQPEYYDGISQKRIIAYVIDFIVCFALGAVGVVIAAIVGVMSFGLLFAPMMALFALIPIVYHTVLIGSSKSATFGMRFVGIRVYRTDGQRPEMTQAFIQSALFFLTVPPTSFFILLVCLFNIRRRCLHDILAGTLVLNIPERD from the coding sequence ATGTTTGGTTCGCAATCTGGTGCATATTCAGGGGATAACAAACAAGCTGTTGGACCTGATCCTGTTGATCAACCGGAATATTATGACGGGATTTCACAAAAGAGAATCATTGCCTATGTGATTGATTTTATCGTTTGTTTTGCTTTGGGCGCTGTTGGTGTGGTGATTGCAGCAATTGTTGGCGTAATGAGTTTTGGCCTGTTGTTTGCCCCTATGATGGCTTTGTTTGCCCTCATCCCCATTGTCTATCATACCGTTTTGATCGGGTCTTCCAAAAGCGCGACCTTTGGTATGCGTTTTGTTGGCATTCGGGTTTATCGCACGGATGGGCAACGCCCAGAGATGACGCAGGCCTTTATACAATCGGCTCTCTTTTTCCTAACTGTACCGCCAACAAGCTTTTTTATTCTGCTTGTCTGTTTGTTTAATATTCGCAGACGCTGTCTTCATGATATACTTGCAGGGACGTTAGTGCTTAATATCCCTGAGCGGGATTAA
- a CDS encoding flavin reductase family protein produces the protein MSFDQREFRDALGKFATGITVVTTKTADDQNIGVTINSFASVSLEPPLVLFSLKTESNLTDVFLNQPNFNICILSETQENVSNLFAGPEEDKFSKVDWTEGENGSPVLKGTLATLECKRAETHKGGDHTIFVGEVTNMDLQDNGGPLLYFQGGYKTL, from the coding sequence ATGAGTTTTGACCAAAGAGAGTTTCGTGATGCGCTTGGTAAATTTGCCACGGGGATCACTGTCGTCACCACAAAAACGGCTGATGATCAAAACATCGGTGTCACGATCAACTCGTTTGCTTCTGTCTCGCTAGAGCCGCCTTTGGTTCTATTCTCCCTTAAGACAGAGAGTAACCTCACGGATGTTTTTCTAAACCAGCCTAATTTTAATATTTGCATCCTTTCAGAGACCCAAGAAAATGTCTCCAACCTGTTTGCAGGCCCAGAAGAAGACAAGTTTTCAAAGGTTGACTGGACAGAAGGTGAAAACGGCAGCCCCGTCCTTAAGGGGACACTTGCCACATTAGAATGTAAACGCGCAGAAACACATAAAGGTGGCGACCACACCATCTTCGTTGGTGAAGTTACAAATATGGACCTGCAAGACAATGGCGGGCCTTTGCTATACTTCCAAGGCGGATATAAAACACTGTAA
- a CDS encoding enoyl-CoA hydratase-related protein — translation MSEPILLQRDGTIATVTINNPEKRNALTKPAWQKLGDVMEELSADNDLRCIILRGAGDEAFAAGADIGEFPEERSSAAQAKAYGEIVTRTVKAIEECRHPTLAMIKGACTGGGLEIACACDMRIAGESSRFGVPINRLGHTLAYPELDAILRLVSPAVMLELLLEGRVVDADYALRVGMINRIVEDWEVEEEAKLCAERIAKGAPLAARLHKKMVSRLKQPSPLTQEELDEAFSTCDSEDYQNGYRAFMEKKKPIFKAK, via the coding sequence ATGAGCGAGCCTATTTTGCTGCAACGTGATGGCACAATCGCCACCGTAACGATCAATAATCCTGAAAAACGCAATGCCTTGACCAAGCCCGCTTGGCAAAAGCTTGGCGATGTAATGGAAGAACTTTCAGCCGATAATGATCTGCGCTGTATCATCTTGCGCGGTGCGGGCGATGAGGCCTTTGCCGCAGGTGCTGATATTGGGGAATTTCCTGAAGAACGCTCAAGTGCTGCCCAAGCCAAAGCATATGGCGAGATTGTGACGCGCACGGTAAAGGCTATTGAAGAATGTCGCCATCCAACACTTGCCATGATCAAAGGGGCTTGTACTGGTGGCGGGCTGGAAATTGCATGTGCGTGTGATATGCGCATCGCTGGGGAAAGTTCTCGTTTTGGTGTGCCGATCAACCGTTTGGGCCACACATTGGCTTATCCTGAACTGGATGCCATCTTGCGCCTTGTCAGCCCGGCTGTGATGTTAGAGCTTTTGCTGGAAGGCCGTGTGGTTGATGCGGACTATGCCCTGCGTGTGGGCATGATCAACCGTATTGTAGAAGATTGGGAAGTTGAAGAAGAAGCCAAGCTTTGCGCAGAACGTATTGCCAAAGGTGCCCCACTGGCAGCGCGCCTGCATAAAAAGATGGTCTCACGCTTAAAACAGCCCTCTCCTTTAACGCAAGAAGAGCTAGATGAAGCTTTCTCGACCTGTGATTCAGAAGATTACCAAAATGGCTATCGCGCCTTTATGGAAAAGAAGAAGCCGATCTTTAAGGCCAAGTAA
- a CDS encoding alpha/beta fold hydrolase, with the protein MQQKSFLSLGPHGFHRIAYTQWGFPESGRTAICAHGLTRNGRDFDELAQSLTETHQVICPDIAGRGYSDWLLNPADYGFPLYVSDMATLLAKIGDEKVDWIGTSMGGIIGMMLAIQPNSPIQRLIVNDVGPFIPKESLARIGDYLGMDPKFPSLEALEQHIRLIHAPFGELSDEQWKHLAEHSAKKCEDGQYGFHYDPAIGEPFKEAEPVDVDLWPIWEAIQCPVLILRGEDSDLLTAETAQEMLKRGPDAELVEIPKVGHAPTLMDESQIGLVKRWLAG; encoded by the coding sequence ATGCAGCAGAAAAGTTTTCTAAGTCTCGGCCCCCATGGTTTTCATCGTATTGCCTATACCCAATGGGGCTTTCCTGAAAGTGGACGCACAGCCATCTGCGCCCATGGCTTAACCCGCAACGGACGTGATTTTGATGAGCTCGCTCAATCCTTAACCGAGACCCATCAGGTTATTTGCCCAGATATAGCGGGCAGGGGATATAGTGATTGGTTGCTGAACCCAGCTGATTATGGCTTTCCTCTTTATGTGAGTGACATGGCAACCCTGCTGGCAAAGATCGGCGATGAAAAAGTTGATTGGATTGGCACTTCCATGGGCGGCATCATCGGCATGATGCTGGCGATCCAGCCCAATTCGCCCATTCAACGCCTGATTGTGAATGATGTGGGGCCTTTTATTCCCAAAGAATCCTTAGCTCGTATTGGGGATTATCTGGGCATGGACCCTAAATTTCCGAGCCTTGAGGCATTGGAACAACATATCCGCCTTATTCACGCGCCCTTTGGTGAGCTGAGTGATGAGCAATGGAAACATCTGGCGGAACATAGCGCAAAAAAATGTGAAGATGGTCAATATGGCTTTCATTATGACCCCGCGATTGGGGAACCTTTTAAAGAGGCTGAGCCCGTTGATGTGGACCTCTGGCCCATATGGGAAGCCATTCAATGCCCTGTGCTGATTCTACGTGGTGAGGATTCTGACCTTTTAACTGCTGAAACGGCCCAAGAAATGTTAAAACGCGGCCCCGATGCCGAGCTGGTTGAAATCCCCAAGGTTGGACACGCCCCAACGTTGATGGATGAAAGCCAAATCGGGCTTGTAAAACGCTGGCTTGCCGGGTAA
- a CDS encoding chemotaxis protein CheW → MNQLVTTNDAQSTDLIKGDGLEDYVTFKIADQLFGIPVLKVQDILMPDHIAFIPLAPKEVAGSINLRGRIVTVIDVRVRLGLPKRDDEGQSMGVTVEHINELYSLLVDTVGEVLSLDEKNYERNPSTLDPIWREFASGVYRLDGQLMVVLDVDRMLDIQTGDQKVAKAAV, encoded by the coding sequence ATGAATCAGCTCGTGACAACAAATGACGCGCAATCTACAGACCTCATCAAAGGGGACGGTTTAGAAGATTACGTGACTTTCAAAATCGCTGATCAATTGTTTGGTATTCCCGTTCTGAAAGTTCAGGACATTTTGATGCCGGACCATATTGCCTTCATCCCGCTGGCACCAAAAGAAGTTGCGGGTTCCATCAACCTTCGCGGTCGTATCGTTACCGTAATTGACGTGCGCGTTCGCCTTGGTCTGCCAAAGCGTGACGACGAAGGTCAGAGCATGGGCGTAACCGTTGAACATATCAACGAGCTATACAGCCTGCTTGTAGATACAGTTGGTGAAGTTCTCAGCCTTGATGAAAAGAATTATGAGCGCAACCCATCGACACTCGACCCAATCTGGCGCGAGTTTGCCTCAGGCGTTTACCGCCTTGATGGTCAATTGATGGTTGTTCTGGATGTTGATCGTATGCTCGATATCCAAACAGGCGATCAAAAAGTTGCAAAAGCTGCTGTCTAA
- the hemB gene encoding porphobilinogen synthase: MSRPHFLTNEAFPRTRMRRNRQHEWSRRLVSENSLTVDDFVWPIFVLEGENRREAVASMPGVERLSVDLLVGAVGEAYELGIPAIEIFPYTDESLKTPDAKEALNPDNLVCRAVRAIKEKYPDMGVYTDIALDPYNSDGHDGLVKEGRVLNDATLEVLCKQAIVQAQAGCDVVAPSDMMDGRMGAIRDALDGAGFHNVQMMSYAAKYASAFYGPFRDAVGSAGSLGKGDKKTYQMDPANSDEALRETALDIAEGSDMVMVKPGMPYLDIVHRLKESFGMPVSVYHVSGEYAMLKAAVQNGWLDNDHAVLESLLCFKRAGADVIFTYCAVEAAKLLAK; encoded by the coding sequence TTGTCTCGTCCGCATTTTTTAACAAATGAAGCTTTTCCACGCACGCGCATGCGCCGCAATCGCCAACATGAATGGTCGCGCCGTTTAGTCAGTGAAAACAGCTTAACTGTTGATGATTTCGTTTGGCCGATCTTTGTGCTTGAAGGCGAAAACCGCCGCGAAGCTGTGGCTTCCATGCCCGGTGTGGAACGTTTGTCAGTGGACCTTTTAGTCGGTGCGGTTGGCGAAGCTTATGAGCTGGGCATTCCTGCCATTGAAATCTTTCCCTACACCGATGAAAGCTTAAAGACACCTGATGCCAAAGAAGCGCTAAACCCGGATAATCTTGTTTGTCGTGCCGTGCGCGCCATTAAAGAGAAATATCCAGACATGGGTGTCTATACCGACATTGCGCTTGACCCTTATAACAGTGATGGTCATGACGGTCTGGTAAAAGAGGGTCGTGTGCTTAATGATGCAACGCTGGAAGTTTTATGTAAGCAAGCCATCGTTCAGGCCCAGGCCGGATGTGATGTGGTTGCCCCTTCTGATATGATGGATGGGCGCATGGGCGCTATTCGTGATGCCTTGGATGGTGCAGGTTTTCATAATGTGCAGATGATGTCTTATGCGGCGAAATATGCCTCTGCTTTTTATGGCCCGTTTCGCGATGCTGTGGGCTCGGCAGGTTCCCTTGGAAAAGGTGATAAGAAAACCTATCAGATGGATCCGGCCAATAGTGATGAAGCTTTGCGCGAAACTGCCCTTGATATTGCAGAAGGTTCAGACATGGTGATGGTCAAGCCGGGCATGCCCTACCTTGATATCGTACATCGCTTAAAAGAAAGCTTTGGCATGCCCGTATCGGTTTATCATGTGAGTGGTGAGTATGCCATGTTGAAGGCGGCTGTTCAAAATGGCTGGCTGGACAATGACCACGCCGTTCTTGAAAGTCTGTTATGTTTTAAACGCGCCGGTGCTGATGTGATTTTCACCTATTGCGCGGTTGAGGCAGCAAAATTGCTGGCAAAATAA
- a CDS encoding O-acetylhomoserine aminocarboxypropyltransferase/cysteine synthase family protein gives MSDKKLHPETLALHAGYRNDETAKSVAVPIHQTTSYQFDSAEHAANLFALKEFGNIYTRIMNPTTDVLEQRLAALEGGVAALGVASGQAAATFAILNLCQAGDNFVTSTDLYGGTWNLFANTFKQMGIEARFVDPADPETFRAATDDKTRCYFAETLPNPKLNVFPIKEVADIGRELGVPLIVDNTAAPLICRPFDHGAAVVMYSTTKYIGGHGTSIGGVIIDGGNFDWEAGGDRFPTLNQPDPSYHGAVWTEAVKPLGPIAYIIRARVTLLRDIGAAESPFNAWQTIQGLETLPLRMRQHCENADKVVQFLQNHPKVSNVIHPSIQDGEAKRRADAYLDGGYGSLVGFELKDGLDAGRSFIDSLELLYHVANIGDARSLAIHPASTTHSQMSEEEQAKAGVTPGYVRLSIGIEHADDIIADIEQALGKA, from the coding sequence ATGTCTGATAAGAAACTTCATCCTGAAACACTGGCACTCCATGCTGGTTATCGCAACGACGAAACGGCAAAATCTGTTGCTGTGCCTATCCATCAAACGACTTCTTATCAGTTTGATAGTGCTGAACATGCGGCAAACCTGTTTGCGCTCAAAGAGTTCGGAAACATCTACACACGTATCATGAACCCGACAACTGATGTGTTGGAACAGCGCCTTGCTGCCCTTGAAGGTGGTGTGGCTGCCCTTGGTGTGGCATCTGGTCAGGCTGCGGCAACATTTGCTATTTTAAACCTGTGCCAAGCAGGTGACAACTTTGTGACGTCCACTGACCTTTATGGCGGGACATGGAACCTGTTTGCAAATACGTTTAAGCAAATGGGCATTGAAGCACGTTTTGTTGATCCGGCTGATCCTGAAACTTTCCGTGCAGCAACAGATGATAAAACACGTTGTTATTTTGCAGAAACTCTGCCGAATCCTAAACTGAATGTTTTCCCAATTAAAGAAGTGGCTGATATCGGTCGTGAGTTGGGTGTGCCATTAATCGTGGATAACACGGCAGCACCGCTGATCTGTCGTCCATTTGATCATGGTGCGGCTGTGGTGATGTATTCCACAACCAAATATATCGGTGGTCACGGTACGTCTATTGGCGGTGTGATCATTGATGGTGGTAATTTTGATTGGGAAGCTGGCGGTGATCGCTTCCCAACCCTGAACCAGCCTGATCCAAGCTATCACGGTGCGGTCTGGACAGAAGCGGTTAAGCCCCTTGGTCCGATTGCTTATATCATTCGTGCACGTGTAACTCTCTTGCGTGATATTGGCGCGGCTGAAAGCCCGTTTAATGCATGGCAGACAATTCAAGGTTTGGAAACTTTGCCACTGCGTATGCGCCAACATTGTGAGAATGCCGATAAGGTTGTTCAATTCCTGCAAAACCATCCAAAAGTCTCCAACGTGATCCACCCTTCTATTCAAGACGGTGAAGCAAAGCGTCGTGCAGATGCCTATCTTGATGGCGGTTATGGCTCACTTGTGGGTTTTGAACTTAAAGACGGTCTGGATGCAGGTCGCAGCTTTATCGATTCACTTGAACTACTTTATCATGTGGCGAACATTGGTGATGCGCGCTCTCTTGCCATTCACCCTGCAAGCACAACACACTCTCAAATGAGTGAAGAAGAACAGGCCAAAGCGGGTGTCACACCGGGTTATGTGCGCTTATCTATTGGTATTGAACATGCTGATGATATTATTGCTGATATCGAACAGGCATTGGGTAAAGCGTAA